From the genome of Flavobacterium luteolum, one region includes:
- a CDS encoding PorP/SprF family type IX secretion system membrane protein, translated as MRKKILFYIFLFGYCGSYAQQDAQYTQYMYNTININPAYAGSRGVLSIFALHRDQWVGLDGAPKTNTISVNTPINNSNIGIGASLVNDKIGPTNENEFSVDLSYTIPTSETWKLSFGIKGSVDVFNLDASKLNPENQGDPQFQNLDSDVSPNIGAGIYWHSDRAYIGLSVPNFIQTNRYDDNDVAIYKDKINYYLMGGYVFNFSQEIKFKPALLTKMVEGAPLQVDVSANFLFFEKLTLGVAYRWDAAVSAMAGFQITDGLYIGYGYDQETTQLRNYNSGSHEIFLRYEFFINNGKITTPRFF; from the coding sequence ATGAGGAAAAAAATACTTTTTTACATATTTCTATTTGGATATTGCGGCAGTTATGCACAGCAGGACGCACAGTATACGCAATATATGTACAACACAATAAACATAAATCCTGCCTATGCCGGTTCTCGTGGCGTGCTTAGTATTTTTGCATTGCATCGCGACCAATGGGTAGGGTTAGATGGTGCACCAAAAACAAATACAATTTCTGTAAATACTCCGATAAACAATAGCAATATTGGAATTGGCGCGTCTTTAGTCAATGACAAAATTGGACCTACAAATGAAAATGAATTTTCTGTAGATTTATCTTATACTATTCCGACTTCCGAAACTTGGAAACTTTCTTTTGGGATTAAAGGCTCGGTAGATGTCTTTAATCTTGACGCAAGTAAGCTAAATCCTGAAAATCAAGGTGATCCTCAATTTCAAAACTTAGACAGCGATGTGTCTCCAAATATAGGAGCTGGAATTTATTGGCATTCAGATCGAGCTTATATTGGATTGTCTGTCCCCAACTTTATTCAGACCAACAGATATGACGACAATGATGTAGCAATTTATAAAGACAAAATAAATTACTACTTGATGGGCGGTTATGTTTTCAATTTTTCTCAGGAAATAAAATTTAAACCAGCATTGTTGACAAAAATGGTAGAGGGAGCGCCGCTTCAGGTTGATGTATCCGCTAACTTTTTATTCTTTGAAAAACTGACATTAGGAGTTGCCTATCGTTGGGATGCCGCTGTGAGTGCCATGGCTGGATTTCAAATCACAGATGGATTATATATTGGCTATGGATACGATCAAGAAACCACCCAATTAAGGAACTATAATTCTGGCTCGCACGAAATATTTCTGCGCTATGAATTCTTCATAAACAATGGCAAAATCACAACTCCTCGTTTCTTCTAA
- a CDS encoding carbohydrate kinase family protein, with amino-acid sequence MMNTENKVQVVCFGEVLWDIFPGNNRRAGGAPFNVAYHLSKMGIKTRMISGVGEDVLGKELIEKIKNWNISSDGIQIIKEHPTSTVIAEIDENNEAHYTITENVAWDFIQSSQKNIEFVKAANALVFGSLIARNSVSRKTLFELVENSSFNVFDINLRKPHDDIKLISELLYKTHLAKFNKAELKIVLGSIGKEYTNESDSIKYIQEKFNIDEIIVSKGSKGALYANEDAIFQYPAVPITVVDTVGSGDSFLAGLLSKRLSITNDVHSIMLQAVSLGAFITSKEGACPEYSLKEFEDFRGRQNIAAISI; translated from the coding sequence ATGATGAATACCGAAAATAAAGTTCAGGTCGTTTGTTTTGGAGAAGTATTATGGGATATTTTCCCAGGAAACAACCGAAGAGCCGGCGGAGCTCCTTTTAATGTTGCCTATCACTTATCTAAAATGGGTATAAAAACAAGAATGATTAGTGGTGTAGGAGAGGATGTGTTGGGAAAGGAACTTATTGAGAAAATAAAAAATTGGAATATTTCTTCAGACGGAATACAAATAATCAAAGAACACCCGACTAGTACGGTAATTGCTGAAATAGATGAAAATAATGAAGCGCATTACACGATTACTGAAAATGTGGCATGGGATTTTATTCAGTCAAGCCAAAAGAATATTGAGTTTGTCAAAGCAGCAAATGCGCTTGTATTTGGTTCTTTGATTGCTCGGAATAGTGTTTCACGCAAGACCTTATTTGAGTTGGTTGAAAACAGTTCTTTTAATGTTTTTGACATTAATCTCAGAAAACCACATGATGATATCAAACTCATCAGCGAACTTTTGTATAAAACGCATCTCGCAAAATTCAATAAAGCTGAGTTAAAAATTGTTCTTGGATCAATTGGAAAAGAATACACAAACGAAAGTGACAGCATTAAATATATTCAGGAGAAATTTAATATCGATGAAATAATTGTTTCAAAAGGAAGCAAAGGTGCTTTATATGCTAATGAGGACGCTATTTTTCAATACCCTGCTGTTCCTATAACGGTTGTTGATACGGTAGGAAGCGGTGATTCATTCCTCGCCGGACTTTTATCCAAACGATTATCCATAACAAATGATGTTCATTCTATAATGCTGCAAGCCGTTTCGCTCGGTGCTTTTATTACTTCAAAAGAAGGAGCTTGCCCGGAATATAGTTTAAAAGAATTTGAAGATTTTAGAGGCAGACAAAACATTGCAGCTATATCTATTTAA
- a CDS encoding MFS transporter: MKSTNKLMPFVIVTFIYFIVGFLTTINEQLQAPLKGTFLTEAGDIKNTLTTLISFFFFLGYLVNGTLGSRWVNKYGYKKTIIRGLMFIVLGLSVYLTSTIIGHNFPHFNLTIGAVTIPYGYLIFLCGSYIMGCSAAVIQVVVNPYIASYDLPGTQPVQRLNITTGINSIGTTSAPFFVTVIMFSGISIESIQIKQLITPLSILILCIIAVIFLTKKLNIPDLPHTRVAEGEVLERSVFSFRHFTLGVMAIFFYVGTEVAIGANINLYALERIKSGNPITFFGREDMIIGGIDFGVHALLSTLYWGGFLVGRAISSFFNKIPAQVQLAVTTTIATILILTSIFQENLWYLVAVGLFHSSMWSCIFSLAIKDLGKYTSKASGIFVSAVFGGAVFTLVQGGLADFFHSWRYTWLLNVACELFMLSYALFGYKIRTQDRQIVTGKQEEIIHASH; the protein is encoded by the coding sequence ATGAAATCAACTAATAAATTAATGCCTTTTGTTATTGTTACGTTTATCTACTTTATTGTAGGTTTTTTAACGACAATCAACGAGCAGTTGCAGGCACCACTAAAAGGAACTTTTTTGACGGAAGCAGGTGATATAAAAAATACACTTACCACTTTAATATCCTTCTTTTTCTTTCTTGGTTACCTGGTAAACGGAACGCTCGGAAGCAGATGGGTGAACAAGTACGGATACAAGAAAACCATCATAAGAGGTTTGATGTTTATCGTGCTCGGACTTTCAGTTTATCTAACTTCAACAATAATAGGGCATAATTTTCCGCATTTTAACTTAACGATTGGCGCGGTCACAATTCCGTATGGCTATTTAATTTTCCTTTGTGGTTCATACATCATGGGTTGTTCGGCGGCGGTGATACAAGTTGTTGTAAATCCGTATATAGCTTCATATGATTTGCCTGGAACGCAACCTGTTCAAAGACTGAATATCACTACGGGTATCAATTCTATCGGAACAACATCGGCTCCATTCTTTGTTACGGTAATTATGTTCAGCGGAATTTCTATCGAAAGCATCCAAATCAAACAATTGATAACGCCGTTATCGATTTTGATACTTTGTATTATTGCGGTTATATTTTTGACCAAAAAATTAAACATTCCAGATTTGCCTCATACGCGTGTTGCAGAAGGAGAAGTGTTGGAGAGAAGCGTCTTTTCATTCAGACATTTTACACTTGGGGTAATGGCGATCTTCTTTTATGTGGGAACAGAAGTTGCAATTGGTGCAAACATCAATTTATATGCTTTAGAAAGAATTAAATCAGGAAATCCGATAACTTTTTTCGGAAGAGAAGATATGATTATTGGAGGAATTGATTTCGGTGTTCACGCATTATTATCAACACTTTATTGGGGAGGATTTCTTGTAGGTAGAGCAATCTCAAGTTTCTTTAATAAAATTCCTGCCCAAGTACAGCTGGCAGTAACCACGACAATCGCAACGATTCTTATTCTGACTTCTATTTTTCAGGAAAATTTATGGTATTTAGTTGCTGTAGGACTATTCCACTCTTCAATGTGGAGCTGCATCTTCTCACTTGCCATAAAAGATTTGGGCAAATACACCTCAAAGGCTTCTGGAATATTTGTTTCAGCGGTATTTGGTGGAGCGGTATTTACACTGGTTCAAGGAGGTTTAGCTGATTTTTTTCACTCTTGGAGATACACTTGGCTGCTAAATGTAGCTTGTGAATTGTTCATGCTGTCTTATGCATTGTTTGGTTATAAAATTAGAACCCAAGACAGGCAAATAGTCACAGGAAAACAAGAAGAAATAATTCACGCATCGCATTAA
- a CDS encoding mannitol dehydrogenase family protein, with amino-acid sequence MEIQVTHYEYERENVQTGIVHIGIGNFHRAHEEFYINKLLADPTQQQWGICGVALLPSDETIVKKLKNQDGEYSLTICGRNGIDEVIKIGSLVELIWGVENPNAISDKIADVATKIVTLTVTEGGYNIDKASGEFILEDKNVQHDLANPSQPKTVFGFVAEGLRKRKANGNGGITILSCDNLQHNGNVTKKAFTTFIEAQDKDLAAWVKTNVTFPNSMVDRITPATTPADVESLNKKSGLNDQAPVYCEDFIQWVIEDNFAAGRPALEKVGVEFTQDVTKYENMKLSLLNASHTLLSYPSLLFGYRKVDDAMHDPIFKKLLKDFMDIDITPYVPAPEKTDLELYKTTLIERFANKAVSDQISRLCSDGISKFPVYVVPNLTKMLKDDKDLTRVTFLIASYRHYLKYKVDDKGISYEINEPWLTPDDQKLIDSDNVLDFLELSAFQNVKLKSYERFVSQYSAFAENIKTNGIAKTLETI; translated from the coding sequence ATGGAAATACAAGTCACTCATTACGAATACGAAAGAGAAAATGTACAGACTGGAATAGTACATATTGGAATTGGTAATTTTCACCGTGCACACGAAGAATTTTATATTAATAAACTGTTAGCAGATCCTACGCAACAGCAATGGGGAATTTGCGGCGTAGCACTTTTGCCTTCGGATGAAACGATTGTAAAAAAACTGAAAAACCAAGACGGAGAATATTCACTCACAATTTGCGGCAGAAACGGAATAGATGAGGTTATTAAAATTGGTTCTCTCGTAGAATTAATTTGGGGAGTAGAAAATCCAAATGCTATTTCAGATAAAATCGCAGACGTTGCTACAAAAATAGTGACACTTACCGTTACTGAAGGTGGTTACAATATAGATAAGGCCAGTGGCGAATTTATTTTGGAAGATAAAAATGTGCAGCACGATCTTGCTAATCCATCTCAACCAAAAACTGTTTTCGGTTTTGTTGCCGAAGGTTTGAGAAAGCGTAAAGCCAATGGAAATGGAGGAATCACAATCCTTTCCTGTGATAATCTTCAGCATAATGGAAACGTGACCAAAAAAGCGTTTACAACATTTATCGAAGCACAAGACAAAGATCTTGCTGCTTGGGTAAAAACAAATGTAACGTTTCCAAATAGCATGGTTGACAGAATTACGCCTGCTACAACGCCCGCTGACGTAGAATCTCTAAATAAAAAAAGCGGTTTAAACGACCAAGCGCCAGTATATTGCGAAGACTTTATTCAATGGGTTATCGAAGATAATTTTGCTGCAGGAAGACCGGCTTTAGAAAAAGTTGGTGTTGAGTTTACGCAAGATGTTACGAAGTACGAAAACATGAAACTTAGTTTGCTGAATGCTTCTCACACATTGCTTTCTTATCCTTCTTTATTGTTTGGATACAGAAAAGTAGATGATGCGATGCACGATCCGATATTCAAGAAATTATTAAAAGATTTTATGGATATTGACATTACTCCGTACGTTCCAGCGCCTGAAAAAACAGATCTTGAGCTTTACAAAACCACACTTATCGAACGATTTGCAAACAAAGCCGTAAGTGATCAAATAAGCCGTTTGTGCTCTGATGGAATATCCAAATTTCCGGTTTATGTTGTTCCGAATCTTACCAAAATGCTAAAGGATGACAAAGATTTAACAAGGGTAACTTTCTTGATTGCTTCGTACCGTCATTACCTGAAATATAAAGTAGATGACAAAGGTATTTCTTATGAAATAAACGAACCTTGGTTGACTCCAGATGATCAAAAATTAATCGACAGCGACAATGTACTAGACTTTTTAGAGTTGTCTGCTTTTCAAAATGTCAAATTGAAATCATATGAGCGTTTTGTGAGCCAGTACAGCGCTTTTGCAGAAAATATCAAGACAAACGGAATAGCAAAAACATTAGAAACTATTTAA
- a CDS encoding LacI family DNA-binding transcriptional regulator — MKSKPVTIKDLSKHLFLSISTVSRALADNKNIRQETRDKVLEAAKVLGYKPNLTAVNLKSGRTFSIGVIVPEMITPFASQVLEGIQEILYPKGYRVIVAQSDENPETEYKNILLMEQFQVDGIIICLCDQTLNNDLYLKIQNSGIPLVFYDRIPKDMDVSQVLVNDYTKSLFMVEHLIETGRKRIVHLKAPPSIYNSVERLKGYQKALEKHKILYDPSLVIQAGLTFEDGMRAAAHLLENKIEFDSIFAFTDTLAIGAMNYLREQNITVPQQVAIASFSGTKLSTLVYPQLTTVEQPLEQMGRTAAEIILKKIANNSVINETIILDAAIKIRASSVSCIPEKKEQL, encoded by the coding sequence ATGAAATCGAAACCCGTAACAATCAAGGATTTATCAAAACACTTATTTTTATCAATCTCGACAGTATCAAGAGCTTTAGCCGATAATAAAAATATCAGGCAAGAAACCCGTGATAAAGTTTTAGAAGCTGCCAAAGTATTGGGATACAAGCCAAATCTTACGGCAGTAAACTTAAAGTCAGGAAGAACTTTTAGTATAGGTGTGATTGTTCCTGAAATGATTACACCTTTTGCATCTCAGGTTTTAGAAGGAATTCAAGAAATTTTATATCCAAAGGGTTATCGCGTAATTGTAGCACAATCTGATGAAAATCCGGAGACAGAGTATAAAAACATTCTTCTTATGGAACAGTTTCAAGTAGATGGCATCATCATTTGTCTTTGTGACCAGACTTTAAATAATGATTTATATTTAAAAATTCAAAATAGCGGAATTCCTTTGGTCTTTTACGATCGGATTCCGAAGGATATGGATGTATCTCAAGTATTGGTAAACGATTATACAAAATCGCTTTTTATGGTCGAACACCTTATCGAAACAGGTAGAAAACGTATTGTTCACTTAAAAGCTCCTCCGTCTATATATAATTCTGTTGAAAGATTAAAAGGGTATCAGAAAGCATTGGAGAAACATAAAATTCTTTATGATCCTTCTCTGGTTATTCAAGCTGGACTAACTTTTGAAGACGGAATGAGGGCTGCGGCACATTTGCTCGAAAATAAAATCGAATTTGACAGTATTTTTGCCTTTACAGACACATTGGCAATCGGAGCAATGAATTATTTGCGTGAACAAAATATCACGGTGCCACAACAAGTTGCTATAGCGAGTTTTTCAGGAACAAAACTTTCAACGCTTGTTTACCCGCAATTGACTACTGTAGAACAACCTTTGGAACAAATGGGACGTACAGCTGCTGAGATTATACTCAAAAAAATAGCCAACAATTCGGTTATCAACGAAACCATAATATTAGATGCTGCAATCAAAATAAGAGCTTCAAGTGTGTCGTGTATTCCAGAAAAAAAAGAACAATTGTAA
- a CDS encoding proline racemase family protein, whose translation MSNTYQNICNNIDYKADASVLQIKTIDMHTGGESLRVIVSGFPELKGNTVLEYRRDIKENYDYLRTALMFEPRGHADMYGCILLPPNDEDADFGILFMHNEGYSSMCGHAIIAISTLAAKMNWIKVKEGENELKIDAPCGRIFSFVTVLNGEVIGVRFHCVPSFVVGLDRVVNVPGIGDVVYDLAYGGAFYAYVDLRKNTRLNFGLTEENYRAIIQNGVDIKHAVMNRDKEIEHPFEEDLSFLYGTIFIDEPMNISNHSRNVCVFADGEVDRSPTGSGVSGRVAIEKARNAINLNEFITIESITGSTFKGSLVREEKFGPFKAVIPQVEGTAFVTGINTFLIDPKDPMKNGFILR comes from the coding sequence ATGTCTAATACCTACCAAAATATTTGTAATAATATAGATTATAAAGCAGACGCCTCTGTACTGCAAATCAAAACAATCGATATGCATACAGGTGGCGAGTCTTTGCGCGTAATTGTTTCTGGTTTTCCAGAGCTTAAAGGAAATACCGTTTTAGAATACCGAAGAGATATAAAAGAAAACTACGATTATTTAAGAACTGCATTGATGTTTGAACCTCGCGGTCATGCTGATATGTATGGCTGTATTTTGCTTCCGCCAAACGATGAAGATGCAGATTTTGGAATTCTTTTTATGCATAATGAAGGATACAGCAGCATGTGTGGTCATGCGATTATTGCGATAAGTACTCTTGCAGCAAAAATGAATTGGATCAAAGTAAAAGAAGGTGAAAATGAATTAAAAATTGATGCGCCATGCGGCCGAATTTTTTCATTTGTGACCGTATTAAATGGAGAAGTAATAGGAGTGAGGTTTCATTGTGTGCCAAGTTTTGTCGTAGGTTTAGATCGTGTGGTCAATGTTCCGGGCATTGGTGATGTTGTTTATGATTTGGCTTATGGCGGCGCTTTTTATGCTTATGTGGATTTGAGGAAAAATACACGTTTGAATTTTGGTTTAACCGAAGAGAATTACAGAGCGATTATTCAAAATGGCGTCGACATAAAACATGCCGTAATGAATCGTGATAAAGAAATTGAACATCCATTTGAAGAAGATTTGAGCTTTTTATACGGAACTATTTTTATCGATGAACCGATGAATATTTCAAATCATAGCCGAAATGTTTGTGTGTTTGCCGATGGAGAAGTTGATCGTTCTCCAACAGGTTCTGGTGTTTCTGGAAGAGTTGCGATTGAAAAAGCTAGAAATGCTATAAATTTAAATGAGTTTATTACCATAGAAAGCATTACCGGAAGTACTTTTAAAGGATCTCTTGTTAGAGAGGAAAAATTTGGCCCTTTTAAAGCTGTAATTCCACAAGTTGAAGGGACAGCTTTTGTGACAGGCATAAATACATTTTTGATAGATCCAAAAGACCCAATGAAAAACGGTTTTATACTTAGATAA
- a CDS encoding ornithine cyclodeaminase family protein gives MEPIQFISDHFIEEKCNFKELIERLRTGFSTPDIKVPMRHHHDYPNPEEGKDSTLLLMPAFQAGKDLGVKIVTVSPNNGKYDLPSIQGTYIYLDGHKGNIKAILEAKSLTGKRTAATSALASSYLSQKDASSMLMIGTGALAINLIKAHASVRPIKEVYVWGRTIEKAQMVCDAFKNSSLICTPVPTIEEVISQVAIISTATLSPVPLVFGKWLKPGQHLDLVGAYKKDMREADDEAVLKSSLFLDTYQGGLKESGDILIPLTSGIITKETIKADLFELCSNTKQGRTSHTEITYFKSVGHALEDLVAAGYFYEEYNLKTQKNV, from the coding sequence ATGGAACCAATACAATTTATTTCAGATCATTTCATTGAAGAAAAATGCAATTTTAAAGAACTTATAGAAAGGCTTCGGACTGGGTTTTCGACCCCAGACATCAAAGTGCCTATGCGTCATCATCATGATTATCCTAATCCAGAAGAAGGTAAAGATTCTACACTATTGTTAATGCCAGCGTTTCAGGCGGGTAAAGATTTAGGAGTAAAAATAGTCACTGTAAGTCCTAATAATGGTAAATATGACTTGCCTTCAATTCAAGGAACTTACATTTATCTCGATGGGCATAAAGGAAATATAAAAGCAATTCTAGAAGCAAAATCACTGACAGGTAAACGCACTGCGGCAACATCTGCTTTAGCGAGCAGTTACCTCTCGCAAAAAGATGCTTCGTCTATGCTAATGATTGGTACAGGAGCGCTGGCTATTAATTTAATTAAAGCGCATGCAAGTGTTAGGCCTATAAAAGAAGTTTACGTTTGGGGAAGAACTATAGAAAAAGCACAAATGGTGTGCGATGCATTCAAAAATTCTTCACTGATCTGTACACCAGTTCCAACAATAGAAGAAGTTATTTCTCAAGTAGCTATTATTTCGACAGCAACTTTATCGCCCGTTCCGCTTGTTTTTGGTAAATGGCTCAAACCAGGACAGCATTTAGATCTTGTTGGCGCATATAAAAAGGACATGCGTGAGGCCGATGACGAAGCAGTCTTAAAATCAAGTCTTTTTCTTGATACATACCAGGGCGGACTAAAAGAAAGCGGCGATATCTTGATTCCGCTTACGAGTGGAATTATCACCAAAGAAACAATCAAAGCAGATTTGTTTGAACTGTGCAGCAATACAAAGCAAGGCAGAACTTCGCATACCGAAATCACTTATTTTAAGTCTGTTGGACATGCTTTAGAAGATCTTGTTGCAGCAGGATATTTTTATGAAGAATATAATTTAAAAACACAAAAAAATGTCTAA